Proteins from a single region of Rana temporaria chromosome 5, aRanTem1.1, whole genome shotgun sequence:
- the LOC120941233 gene encoding hemoglobin subunit alpha-3, translating into MSLSASEKSAVLSIVGKIGSQGSALGSEALTRLLLSFPQTKTYFTHFDLTPGSADLNTHGGKIINALVGAANHLDDLAGNLSTLSDLHAYNLRVDPGNFALLNHTIQVVLASHFPGDFTPEVQAAFDKFLALVSAVLTSKYR; encoded by the exons ATGAGTCTATCTGCAAGTGAGAAGTCTGCTGTGCTTTCCATAGTCGGAAAGATTGGATCTCAGGGCAGTGCTCTGGGCTCTGAGGCTTTGACCAG gcTTCTCCTTAGTTTCCCTCAGACCAAGACTTATTTCACCCACTTTGACCTGACCCCTGGCTCTGCTGACCTCAACACACATGGTGGAAAGATTATAAATGCCCTTGTAGGTGCCGCCAATCACCTGGATGACCTTGCTGGCAACCTGTCCACCCTCAGTGACCTGCACGCCTACAACCTAAGAGTGGATCCAGGAAACTTTGCT CTGCTGAATCACACTATCCAGGTGGTCTTGGCTTCTCACTTCCCCGGTGATTTCACTCCTGAGGTTCAGGCTGCCTTTGACAAATTCCTTGCTCTAGTCTCTGCAGTCCTCACCTCCAAGTACAGATAA
- the LOC120941234 gene encoding hemoglobin subunit alpha-3-like produces MSLSASEKSAVLSIVGKIGSQGSALGSEALTRLLLSFPQTKTYFTHFDQTPGSADLNTHGGKIINALVGAAHHLDDLAGNLSTLSDLHAYNLRVDPGNFALLNHTIQVVLASHFPGDFTPEVQAAFDKFLALVSAVLTSKYR; encoded by the exons ATGAGTCTATCTGCAAGTGAGAAGTCTGCTGTGCTTTCCATAGTGGGAAAGATTGGATCTCAGGGCAGTGCTCTGGGCTCTGAGGCTTTGACCAG gcTTCTCCTTAGCTTCCCTCAGACCAAGACTTATTTCACCCACTTTGACCAGACCCCTGGCTCTGCTGACCTCAACACACATGGTGGAAAGATCATAAATGCCCTTGTAGGTGCCGCCCATCACCTGGATGACCTTGCTGGCAACCTGTCCACCCTCAGTGACCTGCATGCCTACAACCTAAGAGTGGATCCAGGAAACTTTGCT CTGCTGAATCACACTATCCAGGTGGTCTTGGCTTCTCACTTCCCCGGTGATTTCACTCCTGAGGTTCAGGCTGCCTTTGACAAATTCCTTGCTCTAGTCTCTGCAGTCCTCACCTCCAAGTACAGATAA
- the LOC120941231 gene encoding hemoglobin subunit alpha-3 → MSLSASEKSAVLSIVGKIGSQGSALGSEALTRLLLSFPQTKTYFTHFDLTPGSADLNTHGGKIINALVGAANHLDDLAGNLSTLSDLHAYNLRVDPGNFALLNHTIQVVLASHFPGDFTPEVQAAFDKFLALVSAVLTSKYR, encoded by the exons ATGAGTCTATCTGCAAGTGAGAAGTCTGCTGTGCTTTCCATAGTCGGAAAGATTGGATCTCAGGGCAGTGCTCTGGGCTCTGAGGCTTTGACCAG gcTTCTCCTTAGCTTCCCCCAGACCAAGACTTATTTCACCCACTTTGACCTGACCCCTGGCTCTGCTGACCTCAACACACATGGTGGAAAGATTATAAATGCCCTTGTAGGTGCCGCCAATCACCTGGATGACCTTGCTGGCAACCTGTCCACCCTCAGTGACCTGCATGCCTACAACCTAAGAGTGGATCCAGGAAACTTTGCT CTGCTGAATCACACTATCCAGGTGGTCTTGGCTTCTCACTTCCCCGGTGATTTCACTCCTGAGGTTCAGGCTGCCTTTGACAAATTCCTTGCTTTAGTCTCTGCAGTCCTCACCTCCAAGTACAGATAA